The following is a genomic window from Fusarium oxysporum Fo47 chromosome IV, complete sequence.
GCAGACCTGACTCAACCAGCGCACCCTTCGGTTCTTCGCATCCTCCTCAGTAATTAAACGGTTGAATTGAGCGTTTTGGTCGTACGAGTCATCGAGAGAGGCGGGGTCGTCTTGAGCGCCTAGGgagtcttcatcatggatgCGGCGGCGGACGTCTCCGAGGCGTGTGCAGGCAGCACCCAAGTTGACGGGGAGGGAAGCGGCAATATCACGACGAATTCTCGAGGCTAGCTTACAGCCACGGCCATTTGTAGTGACGCCGATCTGGAGCGGGCCGTCGGTATGTGtcgagaggagagagaaTGTGCAGAGTTGAGGAGCGTCAACGACGTTTACGGGAATGCGATTTCGTTTGCAGAGGGTAGAAATATGAAGACCTGATAATTTTTAGTATATTGACTTTGTCCTTTGTTACAAGACCTACTTTGAGGGTCTCGTGGTCCTGATGTGACAAAGACAGCATCGACTACACCATCCACTTCCTCGCGCCCAAGTCTTAGCAAATCGGCGTCTTCGAACTGCTTCTTGTGCCATTGGACACTGCCATCgtcgatcttcttctgcagAGCATAGTGAAGCTCAGAGCCTTCGGGGGCAATAAGGATTGGTTTTGCGCCAGAGCTTAGAGACTGGGTACATCGAGTCGCAGCGAGCGGGTTCGTGCCGATAACGAGATGAGTATTGCCTCTGCAGTTGAGAGCTGCGAGAAGCGATGAAGGTATTATTGACGCCATTTCGAATAATTTGATTGATCTGCTTATAcagaaaataaagaaaagaaatatttcACCTCAGCAAAAACGCACCAAAATGTCGCGACTGCGAGACTCGGTCGGCTTATAAAAGAGCTCTCTCATGAACTGAACGAGACTAGACCCTGAACCCCTGCTCCTCCCTCATGAGCCGatagaagaaaaaaaagttaCCCCAttgcccctccccctccaAAGACTCCAAATCAGGCTCGTGTCATTGGCTCAAACTCACGCCATCTCTCTAATCGGGCTGTCGGCGGGCACCAAAGACACCCTTGATAACGCAATCGCCGACTTCCGCGGCCCGCAACCGGAGATGTCAGAATTGCGATAAAGCACGTTATTTTTGAGTGTGGGAAGCGATAAGATGATCTGATGCATAGCATGGAATTCCGTGGTTTTGGTTCTTGGGCGGAGATGCAAATTTCGAGAAAACCATCTGATATCAAAACACGTGATAACCAAATGGCCATGATATGGACTTCGCCTACGTATTAGTGGTTCAATccatgtcatgatgaaggaatGGCAAGGCCAATTGGATCCTAAATCGTCATTCGTCAGGAGCAGACaaaaagataaaatagtCTCTTGCTTGACGCATCATCGTAAAGGCTCACGCCAAAAACATCACCATGACACCGCAGCGCAAACTATCACAGAACAcaaaaaaaacaaaaaagaaaGCCTCGCAAACGCTCGCAATCGAATTTATAGGAACAGCCCGATGCGGGGGTCGAACccgcaaccttgagatcgCGTACTCGTAAGAGTCTCACGCTCTACCGATTGAGCTAACCGGGCGTGGCTCTTATTGTTGAGGTTCAATCCTCGAAATGGCGTTTAAGATGTCGCCGCGTACGCTGAATGACTTGAATGAGGCTCATTATGCTGCGGGAGAGTGCTTCACGACAATTAAACATGGTTCGAAGGCTTCAAGGAGTGTATTGCATAAAATCGTTACattgttttggtgttgagatctatcatcatgcccaatgccctcatcatgacttccTGGCCTCGAACCAGTGTTGGTACATCTATTTTACATATAATACATCCACCTATGATCGACCTCTTCTGTCAGAGTCGTCTTGCAGTTCAGCCTctacttcttcatccatttGCTTGGCGATtattctctcttcctcttcctccgccTCGAGAATCTCCTTGATAAGGCGGCTcttcttgtccatcttgTTCTTTCCACGACGCTCACGAGGGGCGTTCTTCTCGCTGGCACTGATACCGCCAGGCCCCATGACAATCTCGACCTTTCTGGGCTTCTTGCCTTGTCCGGCTCGTTTACCACCGTCGTCGGGCCCCTTGCCAGCACGAGCGTTGCGTGGAACTCGCGTCTTAGCTCCAAGAGCCCAAAGGTCGCCCCATCGTGACTTGCGAGCATCGTGGTATGCGAGTTTGCTTTGGCTCTTGGTAACGGTCCATCTCTCAAGCTTGCCTTCCGGTGTGCAGAAGTCAAGGGTAACAtggcccttcttcttcaacggaGGCATGATAGATCGCGGCAGGCTCTGCATGTCGGGCTTTTCGTCAGAGTGTTCGTATCCTTCGAAGGCCCGGTTTGCTGCCTCTTTACCGCTTATAGACCGCTCCTTGGCAACGCCACGTCTAAAGGCCACATAGCTGAACTCCACCTCACCCTGGTTTCTCGTGCTGTTTCCAAGCATTCGAGAATAGAACGCAGGACGTACAAATCTCTGACTAAAATGGCAGAAATCCTTGCGGCCTTTGCTCTTACCAGGAGTCTGGTACATCGGGCACAGCCCCTGGTTAGTACAGGGGGCAACAACATATCCGAGCTCCTTTTCGCGTTGATAAGCAGGGTTGAAGTCCTCGCTATCAAGCTCTGGTTCTCCAGATTGAGGCAAAAGGAACTGCCGGAGGACGGTGTCTCGAACATGAGCAACAGCCTCAAATCCTCGAGGATGGGCCTTCTCTAGGACAATCAGAACACCGCCGTCTTTGTTTAGTAAGGTCCAGAGTTTGTTAAGGACTGCTTGTCGATAGTGGTCCTGCTCTTCCTTCAGAAAGAGATGAGAGGCGATAATAACATCGTAGCTCTTGCGAGGTTGAGGCTTGCTACCCGCATCTAGATGCTCGCCCTTCATCTCTCCTGAGTGCTCATAGTCGGGAAGTCGAGGAAGGAAAGTGGTGTTCTCTAGGAAGGTCTTGGTGCGGTGTCGTAAACGATCAGAGCCAATAATGACTGTACGCTTGCCTGGGGGATTGTCCCCCTTGACTTCGCCCTTTTCCTTGAGTAAATCCCATTCTGCTCGTACGATCTCGTCCCAGGCAATCAAGCCTGCGCCACCAGATCCTGCATCAAGAACGCTCATGCCACTGCCATCTTTGAGTTTGGACTGAAGCCACTTGCTGCCAACTCGCTTGCGAACTTCTTTGAGGGTAGCCATCACTGAGGCATAGGCTGGCGGCATGAAGCCTGCAAGGAAAGCATCGCCTTCAATCTCAGTCATATGTCGCTGATCTGCTGGAAGGCCAACACCAAACATATTTCCATTCCTCTTGGCTTCAGGTGTCGCAGGAGACAGAGGAAGACCTGGACCGCCAAACGCAGTTTCGGCGGCACTCTTGACGTGATCGATATGGGTTCGCTGTAGAAGATCACGAATCGGCATGACCATTTCGTCCTGTGGCAAGAGAATCTCAATGGGACTTCCCCAGAAGCGACCCTCCAGAGTCAAGGGGTGAAATCGCGCCTCCTCGCCAGTGACCCGCTCACTATGCTCATACTCCTCAGGCCAAGTCGCTTCTGTATCTTCCTCCAGCCGTTCCATCCCTATTTCTTCCTGAGCCGccgcttcatcttcagcctcttgtTGCTTCTGCTGTGCGACCTTGAAGTCCTCTGAAAGCTTCTGTAGTGCATCGTATTCTCGTTGGCTTCTGGCAACTAAATCGACGTAGCCTGGTACCATTTGGCCGATTGCGCGGTCCTCCAAGTCGGTTTCCGGAATTGGCTCGTTTATGTCCTCAACACTCTCATTCATAGGAATTTCGTAAGTGACCTCTTCAAATTCGCCACCCTCAAGCTGCCTCAATAGAATACCTTCATTATCTGGCCGTGGGGGTTGTGGTCCCATGTCCGCATGCTCTGGAATACCGACATCTTCAGGTCTCGTCTCACGTAGCGGCGCACCGTATAATCGTTCGTATACCGCATATTCTTCATCGTTAAGGTATCCTTTTGGTAAAGTATCTCGAAATCTCTGTTTCGCGTCTCGAACAACTTGCTCAATTTCCTCCGGCGACGCTTGTCCCGTTGTTTGTGTGTCTTGTCGCAAACATCTTGACGTCGAAAATGCCTGTGTAATTGCTGCGTTCCTATTGGGCTGCAAGTAACGGGAGGAAGAAATATGCTGTGGGCGAAGTAAAGGAGTGGAAGTAGAATAAAACCGTGAAGATACCGTTAAAGAAGAAGCACTACACCTCGGACAAGCATTTCGGATCCTTCTGGCCGACAACATTTTCCGTACTATACAAATTTGAGGGTATGGAGTTGAAGTTTTAAAGAGCTTCATTGGGAGTTTTTTGTCTTGACGCGCAATCACGTGACTTTGTGGCAATTGTCTTTACGCTTCAGCTAAATGGTCACCATGCAATGAAAAATGGAGAGTCAAGATCATATAAACGAGTCGAATGATTCTAGAACTGTATAGTAAGTTCGCCTGAAAAGATTGAATAACCATGCCCATGTAGGCCCTATACCGATTAACGCCATACCCGAAGTTTCTCTTAatcaccaccaagatctGCCAACGTCTTGAAGGACGAACGTGGAGGAGCTCTGGCACCACCGGCGCTCTGCGAGCCACCAGCGTTTCTTGGTGCCGGTTTACGATGAAGGTTGAAAGGGCTCTCTTCCGCTGACTTATACGGGTCAAACTACCATCTAATTAGCAAACCCCAATATTCCACACTGATAGACCGACAGTCAGTCACTTACCGtgaacaaagaaacaaagtATAGTCCAAAGAACGCTATTAGAGCATCGAAAAAGCCTTTCAAGTTCCACTGCTTGGACAGCGAGGCAGATCGTGACTCGCCACCGAGCGTTCGCCCGGGAGTCTTGAAAACATTGCCAGTAGCTGGTCCGCCAAGCTTGACCGCATTATTGATAGCTGCCGTAAGAGCGGGAGGGTTGGCGCCCTTGATGGTCTCGATGCAGGTGCCATTgtggaagatcttgaaggTCGGCATGGCGGAAACACCTTGGGCTCGAGCGATGCCGGACTGGTTATCGACGTTGACCTTTGCAAAGGCAACCTTCTTCGGGCGTGAGTGTTCTTTGGCGAGAGCTTCGAATGTAGGCGCGATCATCTTGCAGGGACCACACCAGTCGGCGTAGACTTAGTAGAAGTAGTGTTAGTGATCATATGGGTGGTCGCGGAATGTTCGAACGTACAATCTGCGATCACCACATTTGTACCCGAGAGGAGACTACTCCATTCGGGCTCAGAAGCAATGTTAATGGGGCCGCTCATGGTTGCGATTTCGTTATTGTTGAGTCTGTTTGCTTGTCGTGAAAGGCCACATTTGTCGCATTCTGTTCGCTATGATGCTGACGAAGCGCGGGCGACCCTCGAAAGCTCCGTGTTAGGTAGGCGGTGACAAAGGCGGAAAGATTCTGCCGGACATTTGGCCCCACTATCACAACTTTTTGTTTAGAGCTGGCTGTCGCAACTTTACCTGAGGTGATCTATACTATTCGGATCTTATCAATCCTTAACAGCAAGATGTCTTACTCAGAGCGTAACTCTAAAGTCAGTTATCAATCAACCCTAAATTCACACCAATGTATTAACTTTTAACAGAAACGCAAAACCGAACATAATGGTCGGGAGGGAGGTTCCGCCAGACCTTCCACGATATTTGACCCAATTGAAGGTGGTCGACCATGGACCATCTCCGTTGCTGTTCCCAGCAGTATTCTCTCAGAGTATGTAGCTTACTGGTAGTAGCTATTCCCGTACTAACTAACAATCACAGCCTTGCTTCTGCTGACCAGCGAATGAACCAACCCGCGCGCATTGCTCGTGCCCTTGCTGCTTTCTCTGTCGATGAAGTGGTTGTTTTTGACGATTCTCCTCTCTCGGCCCGACCTCGTCACACAGATACCAACAGTTACACAGGCGACACCGACCCATGCCATTTCCTCACGCACATTCTAACCTACCTAGAGGCGCCGCCATTTATGCGCAAAGCCCTCTTCCCTCTCCACCCTAACCTGCGACTCACTGCCATGTTGCCTACTCTCGACATGCCCCACCACCCAAACCCCAAGGACTGGATCTCTTATCGAGAAGGAATAGTTATTCCTGGTGAAACTAGCACAGGTTCCGGTTCGC
Proteins encoded in this region:
- a CDS encoding mitochondrial small ribosomal subunit Rsm22-domain-containing protein, coding for MLSARRIRNACPRCSASSLTVSSRFYSTSTPLLRPQHISSSRYLQPNRNAAITQAFSTSRCLRQDTQTTGQASPEEIEQVVRDAKQRFRDTLPKGYLNDEEYAVYERLYGAPLRETRPEDVGIPEHADMGPQPPRPDNEGILLRQLEGGEFEEVTYEIPMNESVEDINEPIPETDLEDRAIGQMVPGYVDLVARSQREYDALQKLSEDFKVAQQKQQEAEDEAAAQEEIGMERLEEDTEATWPEEYEHSERVTGEEARFHPLTLEGRFWGSPIEILLPQDEMVMPIRDLLQRTHIDHVKSAAETAFGGPGLPLSPATPEAKRNGNMFGVGLPADQRHMTEIEGDAFLAGFMPPAYASVMATLKEVRKRVGSKWLQSKLKDGSGMSVLDAGSGGAGLIAWDEIVRAEWDLLKEKGEVKGDNPPGKRTVIIGSDRLRHRTKTFLENTTFLPRLPDYEHSGEMKGEHLDAGSKPQPRKSYDVIIASHLFLKEEQDHYRQAVLNKLWTLLNKDGGVLIVLEKAHPRGFEAVAHVRDTVLRQFLLPQSGEPELDSEDFNPAYQREKELGYVVAPCTNQGLCPMYQTPGKSKGRKDFCHFSQRFVRPAFYSRMLGNSTRNQGEVEFSYVAFRRGVAKERSISGKEAANRAFEGYEHSDEKPDMQSLPRSIMPPLKKKGHVTLDFCTPEGKLERWTVTKSQSKLAYHDARKSRWGDLWALGAKTRVPRNARAGKGPDDGGKRAGQGKKPRKVEIVMGPGGISASEKNAPRERRGKNKMDKKSRLIKEILEAEEEEERIIAKQMDEEVEAELQDDSDRRGRS
- a CDS encoding thioredoxin, giving the protein MSGPINIASEPEWSSLLSGTNVVIADFYADWCGPCKMIAPTFEALAKEHSRPKKVAFAKVNVDNQSGIARAQGVSAMPTFKIFHNGTCIETIKGANPPALTAAINNAVKLGGPATGNVFKTPGRTLGGESRSASLSKQWNLKGFFDALIAFFGLYFVSLFTFDPYKSAEESPFNLHRKPAPRNAGGSQSAGGARAPPRSSFKTLADLGGD
- a CDS encoding putative RNA methyltransferase — translated: MSYSERNSKKRKTEHNGREGGSARPSTIFDPIEGGRPWTISVAVPSSILSDLASADQRMNQPARIARALAAFSVDEVVVFDDSPLSARPRHTDTNSYTGDTDPCHFLTHILTYLEAPPFMRKALFPLHPNLRLTAMLPTLDMPHHPNPKDWISYREGIVIPGETSTGSGSLVEVGLGEPVEVEAKIPPKTRITLKFSEDETQYPEPVHPAAPRTEGGYYWGYTVRRASSLSNVFTESPYENGYDVSIGTSERGIPASRVFPPSKRVNFNHLIIVFGGPRGLEFAAMNDQELSSMDIQGPRTKELFDHWVNILPGQGCRNIRTDEAVFIALATLRGIWDSS